AATTTAGTGTTATTGATACTTAAAACCTTTGCAGTGCGAGCATTTAAGAAATATTAAGCATACTTAAAAAGGCGTGGAAATTTAGTTTAGATTAAAACACGGTAAAGTTTTAGGCAAACGCTATGAAATTTCCTGTAGAACAAATCCTGAACCTTCCCGAAATGCAAGTATTAGATTTTCAAGAACTTGAAGGGGAAGAAATAATTATAACCATAGAAAAAGGAGTGAATTATTCAACTTGTCCTGACTGTGGACAAATTACTCGCAGCATACATCAAAATCATTGGCGGATGATTCATGATTTACCGTGGAATAAAAAACCAGTACTCTTAAAAATAAATCGCCGCCAATTTAAATGTCATAAGTGTAAAAAAGTATTTAGTGAACAACTAAATTTTGTAGATAAAAGTAAGGGATATACTAAAAGATTAGCATCCGACATAGTTCAGCAAGTATTAAATAGTAATATCCATAGTGTTGCTCAGAGAAATGGTTTGAGTGATGAACAAGTAGAATCGATGTTAAATAATCTGGTGTCACAAATATTAAATATTAACTTAAGTCAGGTAAGAAAGTTAGGGATAGATGAGATTGCATTGGTGAAAGGACAAGGAAACTACTTAGCAGTATTAGTGGATTTAGATAGTCATAAACCAATAGAGATAGTGCAGTCGAGAAGAATAGAAGATATCCGTGAAGTTATTGTCAGTTGGGGAGTTGATGTACTTAATCAGATCGAAGAAGTGAGTATTGATCCTTGAGGGGGGACAAAAAGGGCTAGAATGCAGATAAAATAAGCCTCATAGCCCTTTCTCCTTGTTGATAATACTTACGCTTATTAGGAGCTAGTGTCATTAACTCAGCCACCAATTCATAAGAATTTTCCATGAAATCGACCCAGTTAGACCCATATAATCCAATATAAAAACTGCTATGACGGCGAACTGTCCGCCCAGATTCTTTAATTCTGCCTACATATTTTTGAACACCCATGCGTTTAATTTTTTGACCAGATATAGTTGCAGCCGTGTATGCAAGTGAGATTAATAATATTAGGGAAATTAGCCTTTGACCTGATACATTAGTATCTTCTAAATTATAACCACCGCTTTTAAAATCTCTAAACATTTCCTCAATATCAAAACGTTGTTTATAAGCCTTAATAGCCGAATCTAAATCATCTAAATTAGTCAGAATAAACCAGCCCTCTTCCGGCGCAACTCCAAAACGTTTCCGTTTCCATTTAGTAGCGAGATTAAAGCTAACAAACCCTTGAGATTTCGTATATTTAATACCTTGGTAAAAGAAGGAAAGACCAGGTGCTAAACCCAAATCTCTTAATTGCAGCCAAATTTCTGGTTCTATTTCTATAAATGCGTCCTTTTTTAAGCGTAAGCAGAAATATACTTTCTGCTCTGTGAGCCAGTTAGCCAACTTTATTGAACAAAATTCTCGGTCTCCTAACACTACAATTTTATAATCCTTGAAAATCGGTAATGCTTTTTTAAATACTGCTTCTTGTTCATCAAAATTACTTGAGCCTAACTTGTCTAATAGCTCAAAATATATTGGGATAGACCTTTTGTCCCAAACCACGCTAATCATTAATAGATTAATGCATCCCCAATTAGTCCGATCTATAACTACATAAATAACTTCATTTAAAGGAAAATTTATTTCTAGCCAGCTTTTGATAATTGGAAACCAAATTTCTTCAACATTGATGTAATTTAAAGATAAAAATCGCTGAAGTTTTTTCCTTCTACTTTCAAATAGTATTGGTATTGGTAAAGCAGTCGCTAGCGCCTCAAGGCTAACAGTTTTAATAGATTGTAATAAACAGATAAGGAGTTTTAGTAATAAGTATTCAGTACGTCCAAGCTCTCGCTTGAGGTGTGTCTCGTAGAATTCTGGTAATATTATCATTAAATAGAGCTTATTGCGAATGAATGCTCTTTTTGTTTTACCACAAATTGCTACACTCGTTGCCCTATATCTATTTCAGGGTATTTCGTATCCCCTCAAGGTATTGATCTCTGGTCACCTTATAAAAAATTAGTAGAAGATTTAATGCCAAATGCCAACATAACTGCTGACAGGTTTCATGTGATGAAACAAATTACGGATGAATTAGATACTATGCGTAAAAATGAAAAAGAAGCTGCAATGTCGTTAGATGATGAATTAGAAAAAGCCAGAAAATTAGAAGCATTAAACAAGAGCAAATATAGCTTACTGAAAAATGAGAACTCTTTAAATGAAAAGCAAAAATCGAAATTACAATCTGTGTTAGAAGTTTCGCCTCATCTCGCTAAAATGCACGCACTTAAAGAACAATTTCGCCAGATATTTGACACGACTAAATCTTGGGGAGATAGCATCACGCAATTATTAGATTGGATGTATGATGCTCGTTCATATTTTCCGAAAAGTCTAGGGACAATGGTGAGATGGTTTGGGGAAATAGTTGGTTATTTTGACGGCAGAACTACCAGTGGTACTGTAGAAGGGATTAATAATAAACTCAAGTTAATTAAACGACTTGGATATGGCTTTCGTAACTTCAATAATTTTCGTATACGCAGTTTATTAAACTGGCACTTTAGTATTAATTTTTCATAAAACGGACGCAAGAACCGCAATGTCTTTTGATAAGCATATTCATCTAAATTTTTTTTGTTTAATAGTTATATAGAGTTTAATAGCAAATTTAAACTTTTGGCTCTCCCAGAGTAACTATGGTAAAATAATATAATATGAAAATTAGCAACTTTAAGACATATACAAAAGACAATTTTGCAAGGGTGGCAGCGACTATAACTTGGGAAGACCGCAATCGCCCCTCCGAAGAAATCTACGTAGCTACTACTCAAGAATTTGCCAAAGACTTATCCTGCAACCCCAATACTTTTTTACTGGCTTGTACAATAGTAGCTTTTCACTATGGAGAAAAAAGGATTTTTATAGATGCAGAAGATGCAGAAATTTGCCCAGAATTACGTGACGGTCTAATTACGTCAATGCATTGGATGCGCTCTTGGTATAAAATAAAACGTAATATTGTCCAAATAGAGGCAAAAACTAATTTGAAAGTATCAAATACAGCTAAACCTGAGAGAGCAGGTATGTTTTTTTCAGGGGGCATAGATACTTTCTCAACTTTACGAAATAATCGTCTTAAATTTAGTCTAGAACATCCAGCTTCTATTAAAGATGGTCTAATAGTTCACGGTATATCAGATACTAATCTAGAGGAGTTTGAAAACGCAGTTATTTCACTAACGCCAGTGGCTAAAGATGCAGGTATAAACTTGATTCCAGTTTATACAAATATGTATAAACATATTAAAGATTTAGAATATAAAAATTTTGAATTTTGGCGATTCTATTTCGGAGGCTCGGCCTTATCAGCCATTGCCCATGCTTTTACCCCCCGGTTGAATTTAGTTTATATTGCCTCTAGTAGTGAAATCGAAAATATTGAGCCTTGGGGGTCACATCCTTTAACAGATCCAAACTACAGTAGTTATGATTTGCAGATTAAGTACGATAGTGTATACTTATCTAGGTTAGAGAAAACTAAATTAGTAGTTGATTGGGATATAGCTTTTAAGAAACTCAGAGTTTGTGACATATTAGTTTTGCCTCCTGGTTACCTTAATTGCGGTAAATGTGGCAAATGTATAATCACAATGGCAACTCTTACAGCTTTAGATACACTACATAAAACAGATGTTTTTCCAATTAAAGAATTTTCTAAAGACCTGCTACTAAAAGCAAATCTGCAGACTGTTTTAGAGAAAGCAAAATATCGCAGTTTAATACCTTTATTTGCATCTATAGGTCGCCAAGACTTAGTATTTTGGACTAAATACATACTTGCTAGATCTCGTGTCAAATCAGTGCTCAAAAAATTAGCCAAATCTTTTTAAATAGAAAAATATTCAGAAAATAATTGCGATGTGTAACCCATCTTCCGCACTTCGAAATGTATTATTTGACGTTGCAAAAATAATTACCAAGAATGCTCATAGCTATAAGTGTTAATGCGGATAATGATTGGTGACTGGGCAATGTTTGTCGTGAGATAGCGTAGGCGCAGCCCGCACTTCGACAAAGCTCAGTGACCACCGTAGGCATCGCTATATTTGGTAATATTTGGATGTTACGAAATGGAGTACAGAAAGTCGGATGATAAGTATTTTCGCTGGTTAAGAAATAGAGATGATCAAAAAAAGTGAGATAATTAGGAATTAAACTTCCATAAAAAATCTCACAAAAAAATGGATTATCAAAAAGAAGAGATTGAGATTAAGAACTTAGATCACTTAGGAATAGTAGCTGGGCTGATTGATGAAATAGGAATAGTTGAAACAATTAATTCTCAATTAGGAATAGACCCTCGTGAAAAGATGACAGCGGGAATATTGGTAAAAGCTATTTTACTCAATGGATTAGGATTTGTTTCAAGACCTTTATATTTATTCAGTCAGTTTTTTGACGATAAAGGAATAAAAATATTATTGGGAGAGGATGTAAAAAGTGATTACCTAAATGATGATAAAATTGGCAGGGTCACACCAATTCGCAATTCGCAATTCGCAATTCGCAATTATTACCCCACGCCTTAAGGCGGGGGCTTGAGTATTGATACTACGTATTTTTATTTTTTTCTCAATGAATTGAGGAGCCACTGCGATCTTGGGGTCTCCCCAAGTAGAGCAAGTGGCGTGGGCTTGTATCCCTGAATGAATTAATTTACAATTACGTCCGCAATTGCGAATTGCGAATTGCGAATTGCGAATTGTTCGGTCATGGATAAATTATATAAATATGGATTGAACAATCTGTTTATAAAAATTGGATTATCAGTAATCAAAAAGTTTAAGATAGATACAAAATATTCCCATTTGGATGCAACATCATTTCATCTACATGGAGAATATAAAGGTGAAGATAATAAGGATAAAGAATCAGAGATAATTAGAGAAAGACCAATAATTATTACAAAAGGGTATTCTCGTGACCATAGACCAGACTTAAAACAATGTGTATTAGATTTAATAACAAGTAGTGATGGGGACAGGGCGAACGCACGGGATTTCTGAAACCCCTGCTGGATAAGGATCTTGACTAAAAAATAGGATAAATTAAAAAACGCCGAAACCCTTGCTATTAAAGGATTCTTATACTTTAGATGCGTTTGCCCTGGTGATGGGGACATTCCATTATTAATGAGAGTTGGAGATGGGAATGAGGCGGATAAAGCAGTATTTGGTCAAATATTAGTAGAGTTTAAAAAACAAATAAATTTTGATAGTATTATGGTCTGCGATAGCGCATTATATAGCCAAGAAAATCTTAAATTAATTGAGCATTTAAAATGGATAAGTCGGGTACCAATGACAATTAAGAAAGCACAAAAGTTAGTTCAGTCTGTAGAGATAGAAGAGATAGATGCAAACGAAAGAAAAAAAAGAGCTGCCCTAAATCTATCCGGATATAGGTGGAAGGAAGAAATAGTAAATTATGGTGGTATTAAACAAACTTGGCTAATAGTAGAAAGTCAAAAAAGGAAAGATAGCGATTTAAAAAAACTAGATAAAAAGCTGACAAAAGAAAAAGAGAAAGTTGAAAAGTTACTTAAACAATTAAAAAAAGAAGATTTTGAAAGTCCAGAACAAGCTCGATACAAACTAAAAGGAATTAATAAAAATCTGAAAATGTTTGAAATTAAAAAAATTGAACTTATTGAAAGTAAATCAAAAGAAAATAAACCTATTTATAAAATGTTAGGAGTAGGTGATGAAAAATCATCAGAGATAGAAATAGAAAGAAAATCAGCTGGAAGATTTATTTTAGCGACTAATTTAGTTGACGACGAGAAGTTAGAACCATCAGAAATTTTGACAAATTATAAAAATCAACAGTCCTGTGTTCGCGAAGCGTGCCAAAGGCAAAGAGGATTTAGATTTTTGAAAGACCCTTTATTCTTTGCTGATAGTTTCTTTGTGAAAAACCCTGAAAGAATAGAGACGATGCTATTTTTAATGTCTCTGTGCTTGTTAGTTTATAATCTCGGTCAAAGGGAAATGAGAAACAACTTAAAAAGAGCAAAAGTCGGCATTAAAAATCAACTAGGAAAGTTAACAGATAGTCCGACACTAAGATGGGTATTTCAGTGTTTTCAGGGGATTCATGCTTTGACTTTAAATGGTGTTAATCAAATTATTAATTTAACAGAATCACGTCATTTTATTTTGAATTATCTGCCATCATCTTGCCAAAAATATTATCTGCTTTCTTAATCTAAATAACCTTTAGAGAGCGAATAAAGATTTATCAATATCTGAAGGAACAGTTATTGCTCCTCCAACTTTTAGTGCTTAAATAACCTATGATTATGAATCAAATCTTTTATGTTTGATTACTTTTCATCCTTCGTCATATTAATTCAGTATTATCTTCTTAATTATCCTGACTTTTCGCTTTTATCTTGACTGTAATCTCTTTATATTTCAAGTTGAAGTGCGGAAGATCAGGTAGAACATACGTGCCAGCTTGTGGGCAGTAGCAGTAATTGCTTTTGGGGTACCCAAGCGCGATGGGCAAAGCCCCGCCAAGGGCGATCGCAATCGTCGATAAAAAGCTCCAACAGCAGAACGACTTTGAGTCAAAGAAAACGCAGCCATGCGAAAAGCATTTGCAGCACGATTGACAACAGTACGAGTTTTAGAACTTTTAACCTGACCCCCAGTGACTTTTTGTCCTGGACACAAACCAAGCCAAGAGGTAAAGTGCTTAACTGTGGGAAAGCGTTTTGGGTCTAATCCCACTTCTGATAAAATGGTTCGTACAGTTAAAGCATCAAGACCATTGATCAGTGTAAAATCTACCCCTGCCATGCGATAAAGATAATTGTGTAAATCAAAAGTTGGGTGATTTGCAGTTGGTTTTTTCCGGCGTTTTCTCCCGGTTGTCGGCGGTTGAAGTAAAGTCTTGGGTTCAAAAGATGCTAAACATTTTTCAATTTGTGCGTCAACAGCAGTGATCTGTTGTTGATAAACCTCATACAAAGTTAATTCTTGCTGGAGGACAAATAAATGTTCACAGAGGTAGTCGCCAGTTAATGCTTTACTAATATCTGCTGTGCTGCTTTTAATGCGTGGGTCTTTGAGAGATGCTAAAACTTGTGGGTCTTGCTCACCTGCAACGATAGCTTTGATAATCTTCATTCCTGTTAGACCAGTCACATCGCTTATGACTTTGTGGAGATGTACATTCATCTGAATAAGTGCTTTTTGCATTCGTTGTACATGGACACTAGCACTTTTAATTAAAGTATCTCGTTGACGGATATAACTGCGTAGCACACAGGTTTGGTCTTCCGGGCGGCGTTGTTGCGTGAATGGGGAAAAATGGTAAATTTTACTTATTCCTTCCTACCTCTAGTAATCCCCTCCTAGTTTCCTAGTTTGACTATGAAGACAAAAGCCAAAGACAACTACAGAGTCCGTAACTGGCAGGAATACGGTGCGGCACTCAAGCAGCGAGGCAGTCTGACTTTCTGGGTTAGTGAGGAAGTAATTGAACAATGGCGGAACGAAAAAAAGACAGGACAGAAGGGAGCCTCTAATTATTACAGTGATATAGCGATACCTTCGGTAAGCTTCGCTAACGCTACGATGGGAACTGTACAATCGGTATTTCACTTAGCAGGGCGGCAAACGGAAGGATTTTTGGAATCACTGTTTATCTTAATGGGAATTGAGTTGAAGGTGCCAGATCACTCCACCTTATGCCGTCGTTTGAGCAAACTATCGGTGGGACTGCCCGTAATCCCAAAGAATGAGGCAATCCATGTTGTAGTGGATTCAACTGGTGTAAAAGTGTATGGCGAGGGAGAATGGAAAGTTCGCACACACGGGGCAGGTAAACGACGAACGTGGCGGAAGTTGCATCTTGGCTGTGATGAAGGAACCGGAGAGATTTTGGCCGCGATGGTGACTACTAATGACGTAGCAGATTGTGAAGTATTGCCTGACTTACTAGAGCAGATTGATACCCCTATTGAACAAATATCTGGTGATGGCGGTTATGACACATTCGGCTGTTACAACACAATCACCTCACGCGATGCCAAAGCAGTAATTCCACCTCGCAGTAGCGCCAAGATTCAGCAACACGCTAACTCTAAAGAACTGCCTCATCCACGTGATGAAAATATACGCAGGGTGCGCCAAGTTGGATCTAAGCAATGGAAACAGGAAAGCGCTTATCATAGACGTTCTTTGTCTGAAACTGCTATGTTCCGACTAAAAAGTATTTTTGGGGGCAAGTTAAGACGACGCTTTTTTGAAAACCAAGCCGTCGAGTTATTGCTGCAATGTGCTGCTCTCAATCGCATGATCCAGTTGGGTAAACCAGACAGCTATAAAGTGCAAGACTAATTACTAACTCTTTTGAGAGAAGTGTGTCTTTTTTTTGTTTCATGCAACAAAGCCCATTGTCCAGCTAAAATTAGTGCCTGAACTCTAATTTCTTCTTCTCGCTCTTTGAGGTTTTTTCCATCCAATTCTGGGATATTAGCGAAATCCAAAAGTTTTGTAACATTCAATTGAAAAGTTCTTATTGATTTATTTAAATCAAGAGTCGCACATATATTTTTTGTCATAAAAGGCAGATATTCCCTATCTGAAAACATTATTTCAAAGGAATCTTACCTTTTTTCGTCGTCATTACAGAGCAGGCAAGAAAATTTTATGTATTTATACGCAGTATCAAGTAACAAATATTTTTTGTACTAAAAAGAAGTTATTAGCGATCGCTGGTTTTTGATCCGACCTCACAAAATCGCGTTGCTCCCGGTGCTATTTCAGACACCTTATATTCTGAGGATTTCTTATTTTCCTTTGCTTAGAGTGATGGAAGAGCGCTAACTTTGATACAAAACTGCTGGCATAACTACGTTTCTACCAGACCAGCCCTAGTTTTTGCAACACAACCATGATCAGCGCTACTATTAGATGAGTCGGTAGCATTCGATTCCTCTGTCGTTGGCTTTGTGTACTCTAAATCGTTGCTTCAATCGTTTCACTAGGTATGCCCATTGCGATCGCTTGAAGGATTTCCTCAGGAGATATCTTTGGGGTCGTCAAGCTCAATTCTTTTAGTTGCACTGGCTTCTGGCGTTTAACAAACAACTCCTAATTTACCCTAATACGGCCTTAACCGAACAGTATCAGCTCTATCCTCTTTTATCAAACCTTCAGCAGTAAAGTATTCTTTGGCATGAGAAAAATAACTGCTAGGTTCATTTTTCTCACTTATTCCATTAACTACTAAACCTAAGATGTTTTGACCAGATCGCTCTAACATCTCTTGAGCAAGACTAGCACTGCTAGAATCAATTACTCCAGGTCGAGCTACTAACAAAAGCCCATCACTCATGTGGCTTAAAGTAAGAGCATCAGCAGCAAAGAGGAGAGGAGGAGCATCGATAATTACAAAGTCATATTTATCTGAACAATCTTCAATTAGTGATACCATCCGCTTAGAATCAAGTAAAGCTAATGGATTGAGAGGTTTAACTCCGGCATTTAACACATCAAGATTATTCATTACCTTACAGACAGCATTGTTAAATTTTGCCTGACCGACAAGTACCTCGCTTAAACCTGCTGTATTGCTTAGTTGCCAAAGATGATGCTGAGAAGGAACTCGCATATCTGCATCAATAAGTAAAACTTGACGTCCTAGTTGAGCGATTGCTACCGCTAAATTAGCTGAAACTAAAGACTTGCCTTCTTTGGGAACTGCACTAGTTACCACTATAGTTTTCAGCATATTATCTGAACTCAGAAATTTCAGATTTGCTTGCATCACCCGATACATTTCGCTAGTTAAAGAGCGAGGTAAATCTCTGACAGCAATTTCTTGAGTTCTTAATCCTACATGAGCACCACTAGGAAAAAGCTTTTTAGAAGACAGGGGAACAGTTCCTACTAAAGAATATTTGAATATCTCTCTGACTTCCTGTAATGTTTTAAGGGATCTATCTCTTCTTTCTATAAAAAGAACAGTCGTAGTTGATAAAAAGGCACCGAACATTACGCCCAGGAATAAAACGATATTTTTTTCTCTTAAGACTGGCTTTTTAGGGACTAAAGCCTGATCAATTATTCTGGAGTTGGATGTATTATTATTTTCAGCTATTTGCAATTCTTGAACTTTTTTCAACAAAGTTTGGTAAGTAGATTGAGCAACTTCTAGTTTACGTTCTAGCTCACGCTGTTTTTGTTCCAACTGCGGTATGATTTTCACTCGCTGTTCATAGGCAGACCTAGAATTATACAAAGAAGTAAGTTTTTGAGCTAAACCTAGACCCTGAACTTGTGATTGCAGAAAATCTTTAATTAAGTTTTGTTTTAGTTCTCCAATCTGCAATAATCCTTGCCGAACTTTTGTTGTTCCACCACTAATTTGTGCAACTTCTTTTTGTAAAAGAGTTGTTAAATTAGCTTTTTTTGCTTCTAGGTTAATAACTATGGGGGTGTTATCCAGGAAACGACTGCGTTCAGTTGCTAACTGCCGATCTATATCTTGAAGTTGAGTGAGAACTCCCTGCACAGCAGGGGATTGACTCAGAGCACTAGTATAGAGTGCTTGTTGGGAATTTATATTTACTTTCTGGTGAAGTTCATTAGTTTGAGCATTTGCCTGGTCTAGTTCAGCCTTAGCATTATTAATCTGACTATCTAAATTAGCAATAATTGCAACTGCTGACTTTGTCTCCTCTGATA
This portion of the Nostoc sp. UHCC 0302 genome encodes:
- a CDS encoding transposase, producing MSKIYHFSPFTQQRRPEDQTCVLRSYIRQRDTLIKSASVHVQRMQKALIQMNVHLHKVISDVTGLTGMKIIKAIVAGEQDPQVLASLKDPRIKSSTADISKALTGDYLCEHLFVLQQELTLYEVYQQQITAVDAQIEKCLASFEPKTLLQPPTTGRKRRKKPTANHPTFDLHNYLYRMAGVDFTLINGLDALTVRTILSEVGLDPKRFPTVKHFTSWLGLCPGQKVTGGQVKSSKTRTVVNRAANAFRMAAFSLTQSRSAVGAFYRRLRSPLAGLCPSRLGTPKAITATAHKLARMFYLIFRTST
- a CDS encoding IS5 family transposase; the protein is MKTKAKDNYRVRNWQEYGAALKQRGSLTFWVSEEVIEQWRNEKKTGQKGASNYYSDIAIPSVSFANATMGTVQSVFHLAGRQTEGFLESLFILMGIELKVPDHSTLCRRLSKLSVGLPVIPKNEAIHVVVDSTGVKVYGEGEWKVRTHGAGKRRTWRKLHLGCDEGTGEILAAMVTTNDVADCEVLPDLLEQIDTPIEQISGDGGYDTFGCYNTITSRDAKAVIPPRSSAKIQQHANSKELPHPRDENIRRVRQVGSKQWKQESAYHRRSLSETAMFRLKSIFGGKLRRRFFENQAVELLLQCAALNRMIQLGKPDSYKVQD
- a CDS encoding IS4 family transposase; the protein is MLPEFYETHLKRELGRTEYLLLKLLICLLQSIKTVSLEALATALPIPILFESRRKKLQRFLSLNYINVEEIWFPIIKSWLEINFPLNEVIYVVIDRTNWGCINLLMISVVWDKRSIPIYFELLDKLGSSNFDEQEAVFKKALPIFKDYKIVVLGDREFCSIKLANWLTEQKVYFCLRLKKDAFIEIEPEIWLQLRDLGLAPGLSFFYQGIKYTKSQGFVSFNLATKWKRKRFGVAPEEGWFILTNLDDLDSAIKAYKQRFDIEEMFRDFKSGGYNLEDTNVSGQRLISLILLISLAYTAATISGQKIKRMGVQKYVGRIKESGRTVRRHSSFYIGLYGSNWVDFMENSYELVAELMTLAPNKRKYYQQGERAMRLILSAF
- a CDS encoding polysaccharide biosynthesis tyrosine autokinase; this encodes MEARESVDVDFNHYLLMLKRRWWLAASIFATTVGLSVFTAMFISPSYEAGGKVLFKVPSFNIVGSSLLPSQSEGGEKRDLRPLVATQNPISTQIEVISSHSLLQQTINKLQLTDEKGEPLEVEALVQNLTLKIIGGTDVLKLTYKSRYPEEAAAVVNTIMKLYLENDILTSREEAKATRQLMERQLPKSKAEVQEAEVAIRRFKQKNNVVNLSEETKSAVAIIANLDSQINNAKAELDQANAQTNELHQKVNINSQQALYTSALSQSPAVQGVLTQLQDIDRQLATERSRFLDNTPIVINLEAKKANLTTLLQKEVAQISGGTTKVRQGLLQIGELKQNLIKDFLQSQVQGLGLAQKLTSLYNSRSAYEQRVKIIPQLEQKQRELERKLEVAQSTYQTLLKKVQELQIAENNNTSNSRIIDQALVPKKPVLREKNIVLFLGVMFGAFLSTTTVLFIERRDRSLKTLQEVREIFKYSLVGTVPLSSKKLFPSGAHVGLRTQEIAVRDLPRSLTSEMYRVMQANLKFLSSDNMLKTIVVTSAVPKEGKSLVSANLAVAIAQLGRQVLLIDADMRVPSQHHLWQLSNTAGLSEVLVGQAKFNNAVCKVMNNLDVLNAGVKPLNPLALLDSKRMVSLIEDCSDKYDFVIIDAPPLLFAADALTLSHMSDGLLLVARPGVIDSSSASLAQEMLERSGQNILGLVVNGISEKNEPSSYFSHAKEYFTAEGLIKEDRADTVRLRPY